The sequence below is a genomic window from Sparus aurata chromosome 6, fSpaAur1.1, whole genome shotgun sequence.
AATTCATACAATAATTACAACTAAATTGTACAGAAATGTCTAATAGGATAAAATGATGTGTCGTGAACTAGGGATGCACATGGTTAACCGTTTAACCGTTAACCGATAACAGGAACTTTGACCGATTAATACTATCGGTTAAATTTTTTTCAGCTACTTGTCAATCAACTCATGGGAGCGTGTCGACGCGTGCCACACGTGCAAAATGTGCCTTTATGTACTTTCCGCCACAGcccacttcacagcaaaaatgaaGCGAGAAAAAAGGAGTTCTGTGTGGGACAAATTTCACTGAAAAGGAGATGAGGTTATTTGCAAACTATGCGGTACAGCACTGAAATATTCAAGCAATACCAGTACACTGCGCGTCGGGGTCTGATCCttcctgaagggacttattttccagataatgaccgccgttctatacattatcccgcttattacacggctaCTTGCCAACAAGAAAAAGACGTCACATAGTATGTCTttatacaatttatttgttaccgttcaggcgttcagtgtttttcagcagagaaatagtTTGCCAAACCGAtgccgtttcgcttctccctcttcgctcctttcctcttcttcttttcttggcCTTTgatgacaactcagccttttgccaagactcgaaatcaccgtatttaccaaaaatatttaagttaatgtgaaactcatccatactagtggcatAGGAGTAGTTTTTTCccatatgaagtagactacagatcagctgacgtcggtCGGCAACCAAAGACGCTGAGGTGATAAGTGACcaggactacttgcggagcaaagattttagggCTAAGATTTTAGagcggagtgatacgaaatatgcgaatcagaggcaaaaaggccactttccttgacgacggtcgaatatgcttagcagcattaagaagagccgtgtaataatgGTTATTAATCGGTTAATGAGCGTCGGTTATCGgtcataaaaaaattaaaaatgtgcatcCCTAACAAGAACAAGAGAGAAGCTTCTACCAAACCAGGGCTGTAGGTTGGactatgtttttgtctctgtttgcCCTTCTTGTGCATTTGTTAATGGAACAAAGGGCTATATCGCttcaatgtaaacatcttgagGGAAGCAAGAGGGAAGACATGATATAGATTTCTGTAGTAGAAAACAAAACTCGAAACTACGTATTGCATAGCAGGTGGCTGAATCACTCAGACACCAGGACACAACATTATAAGTGTTTATTGAACTTTAAACGAAAGATTAACGATGATAATGACGTGTAATCTAATCACACTTAAACCCATATTTTTATCTACTAAAGTCCAAATCAAATTTGGCACAACTACATCGACCATGAAATATGTATTATTGAAATGGTTCAAAAATTCATTTGAAACTTTGTAAAATGACATAAAAGCAGCAACTCAGATTTAAACCAGACAGgtcacaaaattaaaaatgaggTGAGCTGCTCCGTACAGCAAACGATCCCTTTTCCCCCGTTATCCTCCTTCACACGGGCCATCAATCAGGGCCTTTAAATAATTCCCACCACCAGACAGTTGCATTAATGCCAAATGCGTACAAAGTACCAATATAGGGAATTAAAAACTCGTTACTTACTTGTTGCATATTTGTGCATTGCATCTATTGCAATAGATATCATGGCACACCAATAACCACTTATGAGCTTATGGGGACtaatgagagaggagagagataaGAGGGGAGTCAAGGTGGGGAACAGAAAAAAGGGAACAAACAGGAATACAGGTCAGGTaggtgtgtgtatatatagacatataagAGAATGAGGTGTGTTTGAGATATGGCCCTGCCCTGCCCTCCTGAGCTAAAATACCCTCGGTAAAGTTCAGCTGTCACATCTCTGTTTAAATCTGTTTCCTTGCAGGTGGGATCACAGCACACCAGTCGTACCCGTTGGGTAACATGTACAGTCAACCAGCCATCCACCAGCATGCTCACTGCCCTTCAGCTTACCCCGCCAGTCTAGGAGGGGCTCAAGATCATCAGCCACCTTCCTCCACCATACTGCCTCCCCCATCATTCTTCTCCCGGGGGGACCACAGTCCCTCGCATGCAAGCTCTACATGCTTAtcacacacccatacacacaacaccaccacaaccaccagCATCACGAGTGTCGTCTCTCCTGTGTCCACCCTGCGCCCTTCTCGCCTCAGAGCAAAGATCACTCCAACCAGGGCTTCATCCCTTCTGCCTTCTCAGGTCAGCCCTGCCTCTCCAGAATGCCCTCCAGTGCCCCCTCGTGTCAAGATTGAGGAAGATAGCCCTCGATATTATTACCTTGACTTCTCCCCTCATAGATTTTTtacttaatgtttgtttttctgagtgTTTGAAGtatctgtgtcagtgtgttgtgtaggaTCTTCTGCATGTTCTATTTACACAACTGTTGATCactgatgttttcctaaataTTAATGCCAGCATACTTGGTGTGGGTTGCATGTGGCTTGGCTAAAAGAAATGCTCATTGTTCTGTTAATCCTTTATTTAATATGTGTGCAacatatttttagttttaattaaGACAATTTTGTTGCAGACCAACAGGTTGGACATAGAGGGGTGTGGGAGGTTGGGTAAAGCATAGTTCTACATATCCTTTTTCTAAGTATGCATACATGTTCATGATTGTGTTGATTCAGGCGTGATCACCTACCGACACACATAAGCCTTGATTACAAGTTTATCATTATGTACTCatccccatgctgatggaaagttggagTTTTGAAAATGTCTGGGGTTTTCATTGTACATTTAACTTATCAAATGTTACCCAAAAATGTTACTTGGTTACTTAATAACTATACTATACTAACTATAAAAATCATTGTATTGTTTATGATAATTACtgcacaaacagacattttattaATACATATAAACTGTTATAATCTCCAGTGTTATAATTGGTGGTTCTTTCAGGTGGAGGTGTAATTAAGCTATATGGCCTATTACACAGTGCATGAGTGGTAGGAATGCATTCCTAAAAGTCTTCAAATTACCTCAATATCTcataagaaatacatttaaaaagtgaaattttGGCTAATGATTATCTCTCCTGGCTTCTGTTTTCACCTCTATCCTACCTTTTGCTgtgttcttttctctctcctccccccttctTTCTCCCACTGTCCTCTCCTtgattctctctcttctgcccTCCTCTCCCATTTTCTCCCACATTTActacagactgtgtgtgtacaAGGGAAACAAGGAAACTTCAGCTGTTATCAGTACCGTGGAACAAGAATATTTTCAGAATCAACAAGAATTATTTTAAACTGAATATTCACGAGACACCAAATTCATCAGCAGACAGTACACAGTACTACAAGAGTTTGAAAATGGGTTGGAATAGGCAAAGCTTATATGTTTCCAGACCCTAACAACACAAATGCATACACAAAAGAGACACCCTTAACGGGATTTTGTCCCTCATCTCTTAAACCAAAATCACTTTTTTCAATCTATAGGGAAGTCATCTATACTTAAGTGATGCATTCTGCTGGCCATTTATTTGAGATTTTAATATAAGAATTTACTCTCCAATTAAGCCTTGCTTTGTAATCTTGTCCAGGCATGAAGAaatattttcagaaatgtagcttgtaaaactactgctagtaaaaagtagctttagcaagtACTTATACTCATTCAACTCAGCGTTAAATacatcaacatatggtgtatatgaaacaaaatataatagcctacaaaaaattcacatgccagcagaaatataactcaactcaagttttattttttaacaaacaaaagctgacatttctggtcaacatcacaggaacttcagaggcattAACACTTAGGCACGAACACGTGAACACATAGGTTGTGTCTGAAGAgagatttttgttttcaagttGTCCCAGTTGTCTCTGGCCCGCTGGGCTCGACCTTCCCCTGCAGGCCTATCTTTTCCAGACTTGTtctaaacacagagaaaaggtaaacacaagatcacattaacacggatgcaaagattttcaaaaagtGACGTCAGTTCCGACAAATGGGtgcattattatttattgtttataatttATTATTGCCTTACTTCCATCCAGCCATGGCGGAATGTTTCCCTCCTGTGAAGGTGGTCGTTCTCTGCCCAGCCTTTGATGTTCAGCTGCTGCTTTCTCcctaaaacaaaattaaatgtaaaagacTTTTTGTGTTATGTCTGACAAAATGGTTATAAAATAGCAAAGTAGGATCATCCTAAATGTGGCTCTGTATTcaattcaaatgttttactggactttacagttttacagtctggaaataaagcagcaatcacagcctgatctgaatgTGTTCATCTGGTCCATAAATGAAGTAAAAATAGTCTGTAACAAATACACCAAGAGTGAACAAATAGCCAACGTAAAGCTCAAAAGTTGTGCTGTTGTaatgaaaggagaggaaagactCTTTTGACTCTTTTCCTTGCAACCAGGACTATTCTACTGGATCCTGTGGAGTCAACAAAACATCCCTTGATGGAGAGGGAAGAGGGCTCtcataggtgtgtgtgtgtgtgtgtgtgtgtgtgtgagggagggagagagagagagagagtgagagaaaagccgctgcctcatcagaaccacaccacacacatgagatgagacgtgacagttgAGCGACTTGAACTgagtgagttataaatccatcaACATGACTTCCTTGTGGGttctaacaagtcgccttccacttattcaatgTGCTtcaatatgagtcatatttcaggaAAGGGCCCATTTGCGGGCTTCCGACTAACAGTCACATTAGCAGTCGgtagtcatttcttgttttgttttttttgtttagatgtgtagcctgtatttctagtttgcacttgcgcTCCAATAAATAGTCAAATAATAAACTAGTGTTAATTTCTTATTaagaattgcatgtcttccaaacctcagtattataaTCAGAATAagccaaaatatgttttgaccgGCCATTAAAGTGTTCACAATCACGACCTTAACCAACAGATTTCTTGTaggaaacactgaacagcaTAGAGATAATTGTTAATTGcccactgattgttttttattaGGGAACTATctaaactactactactactcataggtgtgattggcaaagtacaa
It includes:
- the LOC115582626 gene encoding uncharacterized protein LOC115582626, yielding MPNLNPPFASRTSPQIVEANLDFPSLTSTQQNNNLPYQLQASYSTSQPQHQPQASLPRMAYLTPNPPDSNPTSSLTFGPRRNSTGTVTFSTGAHAYFQSQSTGQILLQSAGHRGGITAHQSYPLGNMYSQPAIHQHAHCPSAYPASLGGAQDHQPPSSTILPPPSFFSRGDHSPSHASSTCLSHTHTHNTTTTTSITSVVSPVSTLRPSRLRAKITPTRASSLLPSQVSPASPECPPVPPRVKIEEDSPRYYYLDFSPHRFFT